A genomic stretch from Schistosoma haematobium chromosome 4, whole genome shotgun sequence includes:
- the ICA1_1 gene encoding Islet cell autoantigen 1, variant 2 (EggNog:ENOG410V5QY~COG:T) translates to MTSYYNPSCERYIQRTNDSTSHRLKNAYWTTKQAVIKKLRRKQDENIVASDSDLDAKLEVKTPYLSLLQLLKSVQLTCRDLDNVLARYQRTLCYLSQAENEMGRFLKQYSLEDKTQAGKIMSAVGKALSSSAQQRLTLLSPLDRVHQEVKTFRQQAISDTTNTVKIMEQGRTEYRGALLWMKNVSEELDPDTYKQLEKFRCVQAQVRKAKASFDRLKVDSMQKIDLLAASRCNMLSHVLVGYQNTLLTFLEKTSHSF, encoded by the exons ATGACAAG TTATTACAACCCCAGCTGCGAGCGGTATATTCAAAGAACAAATGATTCAACATCTCACAGACTGAAAAATGCTTACTGGACTACCAAACAAGCAGTTATAAAGAAACTGCGTCGAAAGCAAGACGAAAATATTGTAGCTTCCGACTCCGATCTCGACGCAAAGTTGGAGGTAAAAACACCCTATTTATCACTCCTTCAGCTGTTAAAATCTGTTCAGTTGACATGTCGAGATCTTGACAATGTGTTGGCACGTTATCAGAGAACGTTGTGCT ATCTGTCTCAGGCTGAAAATGAAATGGGACGATTTCTAAAACAATATAGTTTAGAAGATAAAACACAAGCTGGGAAGATTATGTCTGCTGTCGGAAAGGCGTTAAGTAGCTCAGCACAACAAAG ACTTACTTTACTCAGTCCACTTGATCGTGTTCATCAAGAAGTCAAAACATTCAGACAACAGGCAATCAGTGATACAACAAATACAGTTAAAATTATGGAACAAGGTCGCACAGAATATCGAGGTGCATTGTTATGGATGAAAAACGTAAGCGAAGAGTTGGACCCAGATACATACAAACAATTGGAGAAGTTTCGGTGCGTTCAAGCACAG gTTCGTAAAGCAAAAGCATCATTCGATCGCCTAAAAGTGGACAGTATGCAAAAAATAGATCTGTTAGCAGCCAGTCGATGTAATATGCTGAGTCATGTACTTGTCGGCTATCAGAATACTTTGTTGACTTTTCTTGAAAAAACGTCTCa CTCTTTCTGA
- the ICA1_1 gene encoding Islet cell autoantigen 1 (EggNog:ENOG410V5QY~COG:T), translating to MTSYYNPSCERYIQRTNDSTSHRLKNAYWTTKQAVIKKLRRKQDENIVASDSDLDAKLELLKSVQLTCRDLDNVLARYQRTLCYLSQAENEMGRFLKQYSLEDKTQAGKIMSAVGKALSSSAQQRLTLLSPLDRVHQEVKTFRQQAISDTTNTVKIMEQGRTEYRGALLWMKNVSEELDPDTYKQLEKFRCVQAQVRKAKASFDRLKVDSMQKIDLLAASRCNMLSHVLVGYQNTLLTFLEKTSHSF from the exons ATGACAAG TTATTACAACCCCAGCTGCGAGCGGTATATTCAAAGAACAAATGATTCAACATCTCACAGACTGAAAAATGCTTACTGGACTACCAAACAAGCAGTTATAAAGAAACTGCGTCGAAAGCAAGACGAAAATATTGTAGCTTCCGACTCCGATCTCGACGCAAAGTTGGAG CTGTTAAAATCTGTTCAGTTGACATGTCGAGATCTTGACAATGTGTTGGCACGTTATCAGAGAACGTTGTGCT ATCTGTCTCAGGCTGAAAATGAAATGGGACGATTTCTAAAACAATATAGTTTAGAAGATAAAACACAAGCTGGGAAGATTATGTCTGCTGTCGGAAAGGCGTTAAGTAGCTCAGCACAACAAAG ACTTACTTTACTCAGTCCACTTGATCGTGTTCATCAAGAAGTCAAAACATTCAGACAACAGGCAATCAGTGATACAACAAATACAGTTAAAATTATGGAACAAGGTCGCACAGAATATCGAGGTGCATTGTTATGGATGAAAAACGTAAGCGAAGAGTTGGACCCAGATACATACAAACAATTGGAGAAGTTTCGGTGCGTTCAAGCACAG gTTCGTAAAGCAAAAGCATCATTCGATCGCCTAAAAGTGGACAGTATGCAAAAAATAGATCTGTTAGCAGCCAGTCGATGTAATATGCTGAGTCATGTACTTGTCGGCTATCAGAATACTTTGTTGACTTTTCTTGAAAAAACGTCTCa CTCTTTCTGA